One Bacteroidota bacterium genomic window carries:
- a CDS encoding DUF839 domain-containing protein, with the protein MKKLYVLAAFVAGGFATANAQFKFPIEATANYNATTVVLPQSPLKSQVLFVGGIDSVQTVGNNGQPNGFALAKEWHDFIGFTPDTATGTQDLGWLSVNHEMIWNDDKIGDGGGMTAFKVRRNSNGSISIVNQTLPDGRAGKFFNVDFKNTVGETGMNCAGISAPNGRIWTAEEWFRTNNASISAGSASPMGGSGAGVRDTADWVISTTIPGDFNGKTIKKFQNFNYMVEIDPRTAKAIRKQYNWGRAGWEGGAMMPDHKTIYLGIDESPGPWIKFVADQADDFTKGKLYAWKADGSWVELVNDKFDSVANLSTNAFAKGAAIFNRNEWVAYSPLDGKIYWTETGRDGFNFTANVAGGATMSPHWARAYKTRNPSFTGTDQAAIDSVMAGKFIDYYGRVLVYDPATSKVDIYLEGGPYTPTSLPVNGGYPAKHLSNPDGLGVMTINGRQFMLILEDLNGRSFGRTPAENQSSGTEICEMWMLDMTIKNPTINDLVRVAATPKGAEITGVIASADGKTLFFNSQHPAPANAFPYNHSLTMAITGWENIVNTWVGVEEIKSSDVFTIYPNPVSRELHLNKACDIAIYEMSGKRVKVLRNVEIVDVTDLAAGTYIVMNDKGETQKLIVE; encoded by the coding sequence ATGAAAAAACTGTACGTATTGGCCGCCTTTGTTGCTGGCGGTTTCGCTACTGCAAACGCCCAATTCAAATTCCCGATTGAGGCAACTGCAAACTACAACGCAACAACAGTGGTATTGCCACAATCTCCTCTTAAATCACAAGTTCTTTTTGTAGGTGGTATCGACTCGGTTCAAACCGTAGGTAACAACGGTCAACCCAATGGCTTTGCCCTTGCAAAAGAATGGCACGATTTCATCGGATTTACTCCTGATACTGCTACCGGTACCCAAGATTTGGGTTGGTTGTCAGTGAACCACGAGATGATTTGGAACGATGACAAAATTGGTGACGGTGGTGGTATGACGGCTTTCAAAGTTCGTCGTAATTCTAATGGTTCTATCAGCATCGTTAACCAAACTCTTCCTGATGGCCGTGCCGGTAAATTCTTTAACGTAGATTTTAAAAACACCGTAGGTGAAACAGGTATGAACTGTGCAGGTATTTCTGCCCCTAACGGTCGTATCTGGACAGCTGAAGAGTGGTTCCGTACCAACAATGCTTCTATTTCTGCTGGTTCTGCAAGCCCGATGGGTGGTAGCGGTGCCGGTGTACGCGATACAGCTGATTGGGTAATCAGCACTACTATTCCCGGTGATTTCAATGGCAAAACCATTAAGAAATTCCAAAACTTTAACTACATGGTTGAGATTGACCCACGTACTGCTAAAGCTATCCGCAAGCAATACAACTGGGGCCGTGCCGGTTGGGAAGGTGGCGCGATGATGCCTGACCATAAAACCATTTATTTGGGTATTGACGAGTCTCCAGGTCCTTGGATTAAATTCGTAGCTGACCAAGCTGATGATTTTACAAAAGGTAAACTATATGCTTGGAAAGCTGACGGTTCATGGGTTGAGCTTGTAAACGATAAATTTGACTCAGTAGCTAACCTGTCAACTAATGCATTTGCTAAAGGTGCTGCTATCTTTAACCGTAACGAGTGGGTAGCATACAGTCCGCTTGATGGCAAAATCTACTGGACTGAAACTGGTCGTGACGGTTTTAACTTCACTGCAAACGTAGCAGGTGGCGCAACTATGAGTCCACATTGGGCTAGGGCTTACAAAACCCGTAACCCTTCATTTACCGGAACCGACCAAGCTGCTATAGATTCAGTAATGGCAGGTAAATTTATTGACTACTACGGTCGTGTATTGGTGTATGACCCTGCTACCAGCAAAGTTGATATATATCTTGAGGGAGGTCCTTATACTCCTACTTCATTGCCTGTAAACGGCGGTTATCCTGCAAAACACCTTTCAAACCCTGATGGTTTGGGTGTTATGACTATCAACGGTCGTCAATTCATGTTAATTCTTGAAGATTTGAACGGTCGTAGCTTTGGTCGTACTCCTGCTGAAAACCAATCGTCAGGTACTGAAATTTGCGAAATGTGGATGTTGGACATGACTATCAAAAACCCAACTATCAACGACTTAGTACGTGTTGCTGCTACTCCTAAAGGTGCTGAAATCACAGGTGTGATTGCTTCTGCCGATGGTAAAACTTTGTTCTTTAACTCACAACACCCTGCTCCTGCAAATGCGTTCCCATACAACCACTCATTAACAATGGCAATTACCGGATGGGAAAACATTGTAAATACTTGGGTAGGCGTTGAAGAAATCAAAAGCAGCGACGTGTTTACTATCTATCCAAACCCTGTATCACGTGAGTTGCACCTGAACAAAGCTTGCGATATCGCTATCTATGAAATGAGCGGCAAGCGTGTGAAAGTGTTGCGTAATGTTGAGATTGTTGACGTTACCGACCTAGCTGCCGGAACCTATATCGTAATGAACGATAAAGGCGAAACTCAAAAACTAATTGTAGAATAA
- a CDS encoding dehydrogenase has product MHFNRKHYSDETLLGLYKSILYPRMIEEKMLILLRQGKVGKWFSGIGQEAIACGVAAALHPDEYILPLHRNLGVFTGRNIPFSKLFAQWQGKKEGFTKGRDRSFHFGTNEYHIVGMISHLGAMLGVADGIALAHKLKGEKKLAVVFSGDGGASEGDFHEAINVAAVWDLPVIFVVENNGYGLSTPSNEQFRQKQFIDKGIGYGIEAVQVDGNNILEVYDTLVTWAEKIRNNPRPILFEAMTFRMRGHEEASGTKYVPQELFDEWGKKDPVMNYENYLKEIGLLDDAKIAAIRAEFKQMMEAGLEEVFALPEVVCNEEEELADMYQPVEVVSSGDYGTLKNVVEKPATDKITEKRFIDALSEAMSQSMERHPNLVLMGQDIAEYGGAFKITQGFVEKFGKARVRNTPLCESAIVGAAYGLSIKGHKAMMEMQFADFVTCGFNQIINNLAKSHYRWAQNADVVVRMPTGASTGAGPFHSQSNEAWFFHTPGLKVVYPSTPADAKGLLCAAFNDPNPVIFFEHKALYRSIEEPVYDDYYTIEIGKARTVTAGEELSIITYGAAVHWAVEECEKQGIDADIVDLRTLLPWDKDAVEATVKKTGRVLLLHEDTLTGGIGGEIAAWIAENCFQYLDAPVMRVGSLDTAVPLAKDLEEHFLAKKRLAAALEKLRGF; this is encoded by the coding sequence ATGCATTTCAACCGTAAGCACTATTCAGACGAGACCCTATTAGGTCTTTATAAATCCATCTTATACCCTCGCATGATCGAGGAAAAAATGCTCATTTTGCTGCGTCAGGGCAAGGTAGGTAAATGGTTCAGCGGAATCGGGCAAGAAGCCATTGCCTGTGGTGTGGCTGCTGCCTTACACCCCGACGAATACATACTGCCCCTGCACCGTAACTTAGGTGTTTTTACAGGTCGTAACATCCCCTTTAGCAAACTATTTGCTCAATGGCAGGGAAAAAAAGAAGGGTTTACCAAAGGCCGCGACCGTTCATTCCACTTTGGTACCAATGAGTATCATATTGTAGGAATGATTTCGCATTTAGGTGCAATGCTGGGTGTAGCCGATGGTATTGCATTGGCGCACAAACTAAAAGGCGAAAAGAAACTTGCCGTGGTATTTAGCGGCGACGGCGGCGCCAGCGAAGGCGATTTTCACGAGGCCATTAACGTGGCTGCCGTATGGGATTTGCCTGTAATTTTTGTGGTTGAAAACAACGGCTACGGGTTATCAACCCCCAGCAATGAGCAATTCCGCCAAAAGCAATTTATTGATAAAGGAATAGGCTACGGCATTGAAGCCGTGCAAGTTGACGGCAACAATATTTTGGAGGTGTACGACACCCTTGTTACTTGGGCTGAAAAAATACGCAACAACCCCCGCCCTATTTTATTTGAGGCAATGACGTTTAGGATGCGCGGCCACGAAGAGGCTTCGGGCACCAAATACGTTCCGCAGGAGTTGTTTGATGAATGGGGTAAAAAAGACCCTGTGATGAATTATGAAAACTACCTGAAAGAAATAGGGTTGTTGGACGATGCTAAAATTGCCGCGATAAGAGCGGAGTTTAAGCAAATGATGGAGGCCGGACTTGAAGAAGTTTTTGCCCTACCCGAAGTAGTTTGTAACGAAGAAGAAGAACTGGCAGATATGTACCAACCTGTTGAAGTTGTTTCATCGGGTGATTACGGTACACTTAAAAACGTGGTAGAAAAACCTGCTACGGATAAAATCACCGAGAAAAGATTTATTGATGCGCTTAGCGAGGCGATGTCGCAAAGCATGGAACGTCACCCTAACTTGGTGTTAATGGGACAAGACATTGCTGAATACGGCGGAGCGTTTAAAATTACCCAAGGCTTTGTAGAAAAATTTGGCAAAGCCCGTGTACGCAATACCCCTTTGTGCGAATCAGCGATTGTGGGAGCTGCATACGGTCTTAGTATCAAAGGCCACAAAGCTATGATGGAAATGCAGTTTGCAGATTTTGTAACCTGCGGTTTCAACCAAATAATTAACAACCTTGCCAAAAGCCACTACCGTTGGGCACAAAACGCTGATGTGGTTGTGCGTATGCCAACAGGTGCCAGCACCGGCGCAGGCCCCTTCCACAGCCAAAGCAACGAGGCATGGTTTTTCCATACTCCCGGACTTAAAGTAGTGTACCCAAGCACTCCGGCAGATGCCAAAGGTTTGTTGTGTGCTGCATTTAACGACCCGAACCCTGTTATTTTCTTTGAACACAAAGCATTGTACCGCAGCATTGAAGAGCCTGTGTACGATGATTATTATACCATTGAAATTGGTAAAGCCCGCACTGTAACTGCAGGTGAAGAGCTTTCTATTATCACCTACGGTGCGGCTGTACACTGGGCTGTTGAAGAATGTGAAAAACAAGGCATTGATGCCGATATAGTTGATTTACGTACGCTATTGCCTTGGGACAAAGATGCAGTAGAAGCTACGGTAAAGAAAACTGGCCGTGTACTGCTATTGCACGAAGACACCCTTACAGGTGGTATTGGCGGCGAAATAGCGGCTTGGATTGCGGAAAACTGCTTCCAGTACCTTGATGCCCCCGTAATGCGTGTGGGCAGCTTAGATACAGCCGTGCCCCTAGCTAAAGACCTTGAAGAACACTTTTTGGCTAAAAAACGTTTGGCCGCAGCTTTAGAGAAACTGAGAGGGTTTTAA
- a CDS encoding cytochrome-c peroxidase encodes MFPIIMMAKEILSSRKTTVIFIISVLVFILSAFSYSNSTNALEQLTGEYRNGLQNVETALFELKNTAEAPTFDLVKTRQAFLNVRGKYKQIEFILEYFDNTAVKDYVNGAPLPKIERNSGEMNVLQPHGLQVIDEMLFEEQPDTEGLKNEIALLCKNFTELKLFQQKQYMSERNLFEAARLQLVRVASMGITGFDTPGSGNSLADCQNALQPLLYMAKVYTPQLKGELGQQLETKLSAAIQYLSVNADFDAFNRLEFIREYLNPAFKLFKDAQLQLGIETVYDTPAGINQPYNYLADNFFGNDFLNPDYYSMVKKGITQPQMEKLGKYLFFDPVLSSNNKRACASCHNPQKAFTDGEQRSLALDFKGTVSRNSPTLINSVFAERYFYDLRTEKIENQFEHVITSPHEFNTSYPEISAKLNQSEEYKQLFREAFPNYNGEISKHTISEAIGAYLKTLTSFNSDFDKHLRGEANILSPQAINGFNLFMGKAACATCHFAPTFSGLVPPNFAENESEVLGVPATNDTINPVLDGDIGRFGGRMKEKVDFNRHAFKTVTVRNAALTAPYMHNGVYKTLEDVLDFYNRGGGAGLGFELDNQTLAPDALNLTPSETKDIIAFMQSLTDTTGLTQVPVSLPKFPSADLNKRKIGGEY; translated from the coding sequence TTGTTTCCGATTATAATGATGGCAAAAGAGATTTTAAGTTCACGCAAAACCACTGTAATCTTCATTATCAGTGTACTGGTTTTCATCCTATCTGCATTTAGTTACAGCAACAGTACCAATGCCCTTGAGCAACTTACGGGTGAATACCGTAACGGACTGCAAAATGTTGAAACCGCACTTTTTGAGCTTAAGAATACAGCAGAAGCACCCACGTTTGACTTGGTGAAAACCCGTCAAGCTTTTTTGAATGTGCGCGGAAAGTACAAGCAAATAGAGTTTATACTGGAGTATTTTGACAATACTGCCGTGAAGGATTACGTGAACGGTGCCCCGTTGCCAAAAATCGAGCGGAACAGCGGTGAAATGAATGTATTGCAACCACACGGTTTGCAGGTGATAGATGAAATGCTTTTTGAGGAGCAGCCTGATACTGAAGGCTTGAAAAATGAAATAGCCTTGCTTTGTAAAAACTTTACCGAACTAAAGTTATTTCAGCAGAAACAATATATGTCAGAGCGCAACTTGTTTGAGGCTGCACGCTTGCAATTAGTGCGTGTTGCATCAATGGGTATTACCGGGTTTGATACACCGGGTAGCGGCAACTCGTTGGCAGATTGCCAAAATGCCTTGCAACCGTTGTTATACATGGCTAAGGTTTATACACCCCAATTAAAGGGTGAATTAGGTCAACAGCTTGAAACTAAGCTATCGGCAGCTATACAATATCTTAGCGTAAATGCTGATTTTGATGCCTTTAACCGCTTAGAATTCATAAGAGAATATTTAAATCCGGCTTTCAAATTGTTTAAAGATGCCCAATTGCAGTTGGGTATTGAAACTGTGTACGATACTCCCGCGGGTATCAATCAACCCTATAACTATTTAGCCGATAACTTTTTCGGCAATGATTTTCTTAATCCCGACTATTATTCGATGGTGAAAAAAGGGATTACCCAACCCCAAATGGAGAAATTGGGTAAATACTTGTTTTTCGACCCTGTATTATCCTCTAACAACAAAAGGGCTTGTGCATCGTGCCACAACCCGCAAAAAGCCTTTACCGACGGTGAGCAACGCAGCCTTGCCTTGGATTTTAAAGGAACGGTTTCTCGCAATTCGCCAACGCTTATCAACAGCGTGTTTGCCGAACGTTACTTTTACGATTTACGCACTGAAAAAATCGAAAACCAGTTTGAGCACGTGATTACCTCTCCGCATGAGTTTAACACCTCGTACCCTGAGATTTCAGCCAAATTGAACCAAAGCGAAGAATACAAACAACTGTTTAGGGAGGCATTCCCTAATTATAATGGAGAAATTTCAAAACACACCATATCAGAAGCTATTGGTGCGTATTTAAAAACACTCACCTCGTTTAACTCTGATTTTGACAAGCACTTGCGCGGTGAGGCCAACATCCTTAGCCCGCAAGCCATTAACGGGTTTAACTTATTTATGGGCAAAGCGGCTTGTGCTACCTGCCACTTTGCGCCCACCTTTAGCGGTTTAGTCCCTCCCAATTTTGCCGAAAACGAATCAGAGGTATTGGGTGTACCTGCTACTAATGATACAATTAATCCTGTACTGGATGGCGATATCGGTCGCTTTGGCGGCCGTATGAAAGAAAAGGTTGATTTCAACCGTCATGCGTTTAAAACCGTAACAGTTCGCAATGCGGCACTCACTGCCCCTTATATGCACAACGGCGTTTATAAAACACTTGAAGATGTGTTAGATTTTTATAACCGTGGCGGGGGTGCAGGTTTAGGCTTTGAACTCGATAACCAAACCTTAGCACCCGATGCGCTTAATCTTACTCCAAGCGAAACGAAGGATATAATTGCGTTTATGCAATCGCTAACGGATACCACAGGGTTAACCCAAGTGCCTGTATCTTTGCCCAAATTCCCTTCGGCAGATTTGAACAAAAGAAAAATAGGAGGGGAGTATTAG
- a CDS encoding M48 family metalloprotease has protein sequence MKKLFVLGFAAFSLVFLANCSKNPDDNSINIFSIDDDIKLGQQVKAEIASNPAEYPILDENTHQAAYTYLRNIVTKLKNGGKVFYKDKFAWEVFIIQDDSVLNAFCVPGGYMYVYTGLIKYMNSEDELAGVMGHEMAHADRRHTTDQMTKQYGIEMMLSIALGGNKGTLTTIAENLLLLKYGRDAEREADKYAVTYLCPTDYKADGFSNFFSKLAADGQNSNKIDAFFSTHPSPDERVKNITDEKAAQSCSGTATFDSEYANFKNNLIP, from the coding sequence ATGAAAAAGTTATTTGTTTTAGGCTTCGCTGCGTTTTCTTTAGTGTTTTTGGCCAATTGCAGCAAAAACCCCGATGATAACAGCATCAATATTTTCTCTATTGATGATGATATTAAACTGGGACAACAAGTAAAGGCAGAAATTGCCTCTAATCCCGCCGAATATCCCATTCTTGACGAGAATACCCACCAAGCAGCATATACCTACCTTAGAAATATTGTAACCAAGTTGAAAAACGGCGGTAAAGTATTTTACAAAGACAAGTTTGCGTGGGAAGTATTCATTATTCAGGATGATTCGGTATTAAACGCATTTTGTGTGCCCGGTGGTTATATGTATGTGTACACAGGGTTGATTAAATACATGAACAGCGAGGATGAACTGGCAGGGGTAATGGGGCATGAAATGGCGCATGCTGACCGCCGCCATACCACTGACCAAATGACCAAGCAATACGGTATTGAGATGATGCTGAGTATTGCGTTAGGCGGAAACAAAGGAACGCTAACCACCATCGCTGAAAACCTGCTTTTATTGAAATACGGACGCGATGCCGAGCGTGAAGCCGATAAATATGCAGTAACTTACTTGTGTCCTACAGATTACAAGGCCGATGGTTTTTCTAACTTTTTTAGCAAGCTGGCTGCCGATGGTCAAAACTCAAACAAGATAGATGCGTTTTTCAGCACCCATCCCAGTCCTGATGAAAGGGTGAAAAATATCACTGATGAGAAAGCTGCCCAAAGCTGTAGCGGAACCGCCACCTTTGATAGCGAGTATGCCAACTTCAAAAACAATTTGATTCCTTAA
- a CDS encoding TonB-dependent receptor codes for MNPKKIKSYIYIIVLFLASTPLTAQNIVRGTVLEEAGKSHAPLAFVNVYWANTTKSTTTDTNGVFAITQPEGSNLLVISYVGFMADTIEITPQTVLPLKIVLKNVLEVEEVEVTGETRGLVLDRLNPIKATIMTEKELFKAACCNLSESFETNPSVDVNYSDAITGAKQIQMLGLAGAYTQITSENLPGVRGLAAPYGLGYLPGTWIESIQVTKGIGSVANGYESITGQINTELRKPQGKDKVFANAYVSNQGRYEGNLVLGHDLNSKVSAGLLLHGSILTQNVDMNNDGYRDMPTGYQLNGAQRWHFSNHKTLEGQFGVKALIEDRIGGDTRYDGVNRNPSAGVYEARIKTERFEVFGKTGYVFPTKKYQSFGLMWSALTHNQQTFFGNNSYNARQQSVYANFLFQSIIGNTNHKYRAGISFLHDIYHEEIVVKNQSPATPSRVENVPGAFVEYTWEATARWMLIGGLRGDYHNLFGFFATPRLHARYDRGNGTVVHITAGRGQRTANVFADNLQIFATGRNFVLPANWQTATAYNLRPEVAWNMGISLTSEIKIGKRSATLEADIFRTQFENQVVIDLDNTAREVSFYNLNGKSFANSAQVQLTYEPVRRIETRIAYRYYDVRTQYQSGLLQRYLQSPHRAFINVAYKPRGKWVFDVTVSWFGPKRLPNTQANPESLRMPEYSPSYVYVHAQITKTIGKRWDVYVGGENLLDFRQDRLIVDPANPNGNYFDASMVWGPVQGRMFYAGARFRIKK; via the coding sequence ATGAATCCGAAAAAAATAAAATCATACATATATATAATAGTACTGTTTTTGGCCTCTACACCATTAACAGCACAAAACATCGTGCGGGGCACGGTGCTCGAGGAAGCTGGCAAAAGCCACGCACCCCTTGCCTTTGTAAATGTTTACTGGGCTAATACAACAAAAAGTACCACCACTGACACCAATGGTGTTTTTGCCATAACACAACCTGAAGGAAGCAACCTTTTGGTAATAAGCTATGTTGGCTTTATGGCTGATACAATCGAAATAACTCCGCAAACAGTATTACCTCTAAAAATTGTGCTTAAAAATGTACTTGAGGTAGAAGAAGTAGAAGTAACCGGCGAAACCCGTGGTTTGGTGCTTGACCGCCTAAACCCGATTAAGGCCACCATAATGACCGAAAAGGAGTTGTTTAAAGCCGCTTGCTGTAACTTATCAGAGAGTTTTGAAACCAACCCTTCAGTAGATGTTAACTACAGTGATGCCATTACAGGAGCTAAACAAATACAAATGTTGGGACTGGCGGGTGCGTACACCCAAATAACCTCTGAAAACCTGCCCGGTGTGCGTGGCCTTGCTGCACCTTATGGTTTGGGATATTTACCCGGTACTTGGATTGAAAGCATACAAGTAACCAAAGGGATAGGTAGTGTTGCCAACGGCTACGAAAGTATTACCGGACAAATAAATACAGAGCTGCGCAAACCCCAAGGCAAAGACAAGGTGTTTGCCAATGCTTATGTAAGCAATCAGGGCAGGTATGAAGGTAACCTTGTGCTTGGCCATGATTTAAACTCTAAAGTGAGCGCAGGTTTGTTACTGCACGGAAGCATACTTACCCAAAATGTGGACATGAACAACGACGGTTATCGTGATATGCCTACAGGCTATCAGTTAAACGGTGCCCAACGCTGGCATTTCAGCAACCACAAAACACTTGAGGGACAATTTGGTGTAAAAGCGTTAATTGAAGACCGTATTGGTGGCGACACCCGCTACGACGGCGTGAACCGTAACCCATCAGCAGGTGTATACGAAGCAAGGATTAAAACCGAACGCTTTGAGGTGTTTGGCAAAACGGGCTATGTATTCCCTACCAAAAAATACCAAAGCTTTGGGTTGATGTGGAGTGCTCTTACCCACAACCAACAAACCTTTTTTGGAAACAATAGTTACAATGCCCGCCAACAAAGCGTGTATGCCAACTTCTTATTCCAATCTATTATTGGCAATACCAACCACAAATACCGCGCTGGTATTAGCTTTTTGCACGATATATACCACGAAGAGATTGTAGTAAAAAACCAATCACCTGCTACCCCAAGCCGTGTTGAGAATGTGCCCGGTGCGTTTGTTGAATACACTTGGGAAGCTACAGCACGATGGATGCTGATAGGTGGTTTGCGTGGTGATTACCACAACCTGTTCGGCTTTTTTGCAACACCACGTTTGCACGCCCGCTACGACAGAGGCAACGGTACTGTAGTACATATTACTGCCGGACGCGGACAACGTACAGCTAATGTGTTTGCTGATAACTTACAGATATTTGCCACAGGACGTAATTTTGTGTTACCTGCCAACTGGCAAACTGCTACAGCCTATAACCTACGTCCTGAAGTAGCTTGGAACATGGGGATTAGTCTTACCAGCGAAATAAAAATAGGCAAAAGAAGTGCTACCCTTGAGGCTGATATATTCCGTACACAGTTTGAAAACCAAGTGGTTATAGACTTGGATAATACTGCAAGAGAGGTATCGTTTTATAACCTAAACGGTAAATCGTTTGCCAACAGTGCCCAAGTACAGTTAACCTATGAACCCGTACGCCGAATAGAAACCCGTATCGCATACCGTTACTACGATGTAAGAACACAATACCAAAGCGGGTTGTTACAACGGTACTTGCAAAGCCCCCACAGGGCGTTTATAAACGTAGCCTACAAACCTCGCGGTAAATGGGTGTTTGATGTTACAGTATCTTGGTTTGGACCAAAACGTTTGCCCAATACACAAGCCAACCCCGAAAGCTTACGCATGCCAGAGTATTCGCCCTCGTATGTATACGTCCATGCACAAATTACCAAAACCATTGGCAAACGCTGGGATGTGTACGTTGGTGGTGAAAACCTGCTTGATTTCAGGCAAGACCGCTTAATTGTTGACCCCGCCAACCCAAATGGCAATTATTTTGATGCAAGCATGGTTTGGGGACCTGTACAGGGTCGTATGTTCTATGCAGGTGCACGTTTCAGGATTAAAAAATAA
- a CDS encoding cytochrome c has translation MVDDRFCVMKLVLTVIVFLCSISVGLAQAPTYTQDIAPVMYKNCLPCHRTGGTAPFPLETFKQVKQKGNFIKYVTEIDYMPPWKANPHYRSFANEKYLTAEEKEKIKKWVEGGTPEGPKDKLPSMPQFPDGSQLLGKPDMVLQMKKPYVVQGNNQEQYICYKIPYELPNDTFACGIEFIAGNRKLVHHASYQVLAVPDDVDIFSGPDYFVYGDSSFVDDAHDYGYFNLINQYGEGPVEVFHSGYLPGTSPQVFNDGIGFRLPKRGILMIRNLHYAPSPVEQTDQSKIHIYFSKKPVDRAIGFAAFKPTNPNPGADWVIPADSIKQFYINVKLHDDISLLAINPHMHKLGKYFKVYCVTPAGDTIKLVEIPDWDFNWQEFYRFKNIVKLPKGSVLRAEALFDNTAANDQNPYSPPRDVFFERGMDDKDEMMRLVMLYLPYKEGDEAIVLEKQLSER, from the coding sequence ATGGTTGATGATAGATTTTGTGTGATGAAACTAGTTTTAACAGTCATTGTTTTTTTGTGCAGCATAAGCGTTGGGTTGGCGCAAGCGCCTACTTATACCCAAGATATTGCACCTGTCATGTATAAAAACTGCTTGCCCTGTCATCGTACGGGCGGCACAGCACCTTTTCCGTTAGAAACCTTTAAGCAGGTGAAGCAAAAGGGCAATTTCATTAAGTACGTTACTGAAATTGACTATATGCCGCCGTGGAAGGCGAATCCTCATTACAGAAGCTTTGCTAACGAAAAATACCTGACTGCCGAGGAAAAAGAAAAGATAAAAAAATGGGTAGAGGGCGGCACTCCCGAAGGGCCTAAAGACAAACTACCCTCTATGCCTCAATTTCCGGATGGGTCTCAGTTATTGGGCAAGCCTGATATGGTGCTGCAAATGAAAAAGCCGTACGTGGTACAAGGTAACAACCAAGAGCAATACATCTGTTATAAAATCCCCTACGAATTGCCCAACGATACCTTTGCCTGCGGTATTGAATTTATAGCGGGTAACCGTAAACTGGTGCACCATGCCAGCTATCAGGTATTAGCTGTGCCCGATGATGTAGATATTTTCAGCGGTCCAGATTATTTTGTTTACGGCGACAGTAGTTTTGTTGACGATGCCCACGATTACGGCTATTTTAATCTGATAAACCAATACGGCGAAGGCCCTGTAGAAGTGTTTCACAGCGGGTACTTGCCCGGCACATCACCGCAGGTATTTAATGACGGAATAGGGTTTCGTTTGCCTAAGCGGGGTATTTTAATGATACGAAATTTACATTATGCCCCCAGTCCTGTGGAGCAAACCGACCAATCGAAAATCCACATATATTTTTCAAAAAAACCGGTTGACCGAGCCATCGGTTTTGCGGCTTTCAAACCTACAAACCCAAATCCCGGCGCTGATTGGGTAATACCTGCCGACAGCATAAAACAATTTTATATCAATGTGAAGCTGCACGATGATATATCATTGTTGGCTATCAACCCTCACATGCACAAGTTGGGCAAGTATTTTAAGGTGTATTGTGTAACCCCCGCAGGCGATACCATTAAACTGGTAGAGATACCCGATTGGGATTTTAACTGGCAAGAATTTTACCGATTTAAAAACATTGTAAAATTGCCCAAAGGTAGCGTTTTACGTGCCGAGGCCTTGTTTGATAATACGGCTGCCAACGACCAAAATCCGTACAGTCCGCCGCGCGATGTGTTTTTTGAACGGGGAATGGATGATAAGGATGAAATGATGCGTTTGGTAATGTTGTATTTGCCCTACAAAGAGGGGGATGAAGCCATCGTTTTAGAGAAGCAATTATCAGAACGTTAG